A portion of the Canis lupus baileyi chromosome 6, mCanLup2.hap1, whole genome shotgun sequence genome contains these proteins:
- the TRIM46 gene encoding tripartite motif-containing protein 46 isoform X6, with amino-acid sequence MAEGEDMQTFTSIMDALVRISTSMKNMEKELLCPVCQEMYKQPLVLPCTHNVCQACAREVLGQQGYIGHCGDPSSEPTSPASTPSTRSPRLSRRTLPKPDRLDRLLKSGFGTYPGRKRGALHPQVIMFPCPACQGDVELGERGLAGLFRNLTLERVVERYRQSVSVGGAILCQLCKPPPLEATKGCTECRATFCNECFKLFHPWGTQKAQHEPTLPTLSFRPKGLMCPDHKEEVTHYCKTCQRLVCQLCRVRRTHGGHKITPVLSAYQALKDKLTKSLTYILGNQDTVQTQICELEETVRHTEVSGQQAKEEVSQLVRGLGAVLEEKRASLLQAIEECQQERLARLSAQIQEHRSLLDGSGLVGYAQEVLKETDQPCFVQAAKQLHNRIARATEALQTFRPAASSSFRHCQLDVGREMKLLTELNFLQVPEAPVIDTQRTFAYDQIFLCWRLPPHSPPAWHYTIEFRRTDVPAQPGPARWQRREEVRGTSALLENPDTGSVYVLRVRGCNKAGYGEYSEDVHLHTPPAPGTIRTVGMTVVPRMPQWRRPRPSLS; translated from the exons ACAAGCATGAAGAACATGGAAAAGGAGCTTCTGTGCCCAGTGTGTCAAGAGATGTACAAGCAGCCACTGGTGCTGCCCTGTACTCACAACGTGTGCCAGGCCTGTGCCCGGGAGGTGCTGGGCCAGCAAGGCTATATAGGCCATTGTGGGGACCCCAGCTCTGAGCCCACCTCTCCTGCCTCCACCCCTTCCACCCGAAGTCCCCGCCTCTCCCGCAGAACTCTCCCCAAGCCTGACCGCTTGGATCGGCTGCTTAAGTCAG GCTTTGGGACGTATCCCGGGCGCAAGCGAGGTGCTCTGCACCCCCAGGTGATCATGTTCCCGTGCCCAGCCTGCCAGGGTGATGTGGAACTGGGGGAGCGGGGCCTGGCAGGGCTGTTCCGGAACCTGACCCTTGAGCGTGTGGTGGAGCGGTACCGCCAGAGTGTGAGTGTGGGTGGTGCCATCCTGTGCCAGCTGTGCAAGCCCCCACCGCTAGAGGCCACCAAGGGCTGCACCGAGTGCCGGGCCACCTTCTGCAACGAGTGTTTCAAGCTCTTCCACCCCTGGGGCACCCAGAAGGCCCAGCACGAgcccaccctgcccaccctctCCTTCCGCCCCAAG GGCCTGATGTGCCCAGACCACAAGGAAGAGGTGACCCATTACTGCAAGACATGCCAGCGGCTGGTGTGCCAGCTCTGCCGGGTGAGGCGCACCCACGGCGGACACAAGATCACGCCAGTGCTGAGTGCCTACCAGGCCCTCAAG GACAAGCTGACAAAGAGCCTGACATACATCCTGGGAAACCAGGACACAGTACAGACCCAGATCTGTGAGCTGGAGGAGACCGTGAGGCACACTGAG GTGAGTGGTCAGCAGGCCAAGGAGGAGGTGTCCCAGCTGGTTCGGGGACTGGGGGCTGTGCTGGAGGAGAAGCGGGCATCACTACTCCAGGCCATTGAGGAATGCCAGCAGGAGCGGCTGGCCCGTCTGAGCGCCCAGATCCAGGAGCACCGGAGCCTACTGGATGGCTCAGGTCTGGTGGGCTATGCCCAGGAGGTTCTTAAGGAGACAGACCAACCCTGCTTTGTGCAAGCAGCCAAGCAGCTGCACAACAG GATTGCCCGGGCCACGGAGGCCCTCCAGACGTTCCGGCCAGCTGCCAGCTCCTCCTTCCGCCATTGTCAGTTGGACGTAGGGCGTGAGATGAAGCTGCTGACAGAGCTTAACTTCCTACAAG TGCCCGAGGCTCCCGTCATTGACACCCAGCGCACCTTTGCCTACGACCAGATATTCCTGTGCTGGCGGCTGCCCCCCCACTCGCCACCTGCCTGGCACTACACCATCGAGTTCCGGCGTACCGATGTGCCTGCCCAGCCAGGCCCCGCCCGCTGGCAGCGGCGGGAAGAGGTGAGGGGCACCAGTGCCCTGCTCGAGAACCCTGACACAGGCTCTGTGTACGTGCTGCGTGTCCGCGGCTGCAACAAAGCTGGCTACGGCGAGTACAGTGAAGATGTGCACCTACACACACCCCCGGCACCTG GTACGATCCGGACAGTGGGCATGACAGTGGTGCCGAGGATGCCACAGTGGAGGCGTCCCCGCCCTTCGCTTTCCTGA
- the TRIM46 gene encoding tripartite motif-containing protein 46 isoform X3, with amino-acid sequence MMDATSMKNMEKELLCPVCQEMYKQPLVLPCTHNVCQACAREVLGQQGYIGHCGDPSSEPTSPASTPSTRSPRLSRRTLPKPDRLDRLLKSGFGTYPGRKRGALHPQVIMFPCPACQGDVELGERGLAGLFRNLTLERVVERYRQSVSVGGAILCQLCKPPPLEATKGCTECRATFCNECFKLFHPWGTQKAQHEPTLPTLSFRPKGLMCPDHKEEVTHYCKTCQRLVCQLCRVRRTHGGHKITPVLSAYQALKDKLTKSLTYILGNQDTVQTQICELEETVRHTEVSGQQAKEEVSQLVRGLGAVLEEKRASLLQAIEECQQERLARLSAQIQEHRSLLDGSGLVGYAQEVLKETDQPCFVQAAKQLHNRIARATEALQTFRPAASSSFRHCQLDVGREMKLLTELNFLQVPEAPVIDTQRTFAYDQIFLCWRLPPHSPPAWHYTIEFRRTDVPAQPGPARWQRREEVRGTSALLENPDTGSVYVLRVRGCNKAGYGEYSEDVHLHTPPAPVLHFFLDGRWGTSRERLAISKDQRAVRSVPGLPLLLAAERLLTGCHLSVDVVLGDVAVTQGRSYWACAVDPASYLVKVGVGLESKLQESFQGAPDVISPRYDPDSGHDSGAEDATVEASPPFAFLTIGMGKILLGSGASSNAGLTGRDGPAASCTVPLPPRLGICLDYERGRVSFLDAVSFRGLLECPLDCSGPVCPAFCFIGGGAVQLQEPVGTKPERKVTIGGFAKLD; translated from the exons ACAAGCATGAAGAACATGGAAAAGGAGCTTCTGTGCCCAGTGTGTCAAGAGATGTACAAGCAGCCACTGGTGCTGCCCTGTACTCACAACGTGTGCCAGGCCTGTGCCCGGGAGGTGCTGGGCCAGCAAGGCTATATAGGCCATTGTGGGGACCCCAGCTCTGAGCCCACCTCTCCTGCCTCCACCCCTTCCACCCGAAGTCCCCGCCTCTCCCGCAGAACTCTCCCCAAGCCTGACCGCTTGGATCGGCTGCTTAAGTCAG GCTTTGGGACGTATCCCGGGCGCAAGCGAGGTGCTCTGCACCCCCAGGTGATCATGTTCCCGTGCCCAGCCTGCCAGGGTGATGTGGAACTGGGGGAGCGGGGCCTGGCAGGGCTGTTCCGGAACCTGACCCTTGAGCGTGTGGTGGAGCGGTACCGCCAGAGTGTGAGTGTGGGTGGTGCCATCCTGTGCCAGCTGTGCAAGCCCCCACCGCTAGAGGCCACCAAGGGCTGCACCGAGTGCCGGGCCACCTTCTGCAACGAGTGTTTCAAGCTCTTCCACCCCTGGGGCACCCAGAAGGCCCAGCACGAgcccaccctgcccaccctctCCTTCCGCCCCAAG GGCCTGATGTGCCCAGACCACAAGGAAGAGGTGACCCATTACTGCAAGACATGCCAGCGGCTGGTGTGCCAGCTCTGCCGGGTGAGGCGCACCCACGGCGGACACAAGATCACGCCAGTGCTGAGTGCCTACCAGGCCCTCAAG GACAAGCTGACAAAGAGCCTGACATACATCCTGGGAAACCAGGACACAGTACAGACCCAGATCTGTGAGCTGGAGGAGACCGTGAGGCACACTGAG GTGAGTGGTCAGCAGGCCAAGGAGGAGGTGTCCCAGCTGGTTCGGGGACTGGGGGCTGTGCTGGAGGAGAAGCGGGCATCACTACTCCAGGCCATTGAGGAATGCCAGCAGGAGCGGCTGGCCCGTCTGAGCGCCCAGATCCAGGAGCACCGGAGCCTACTGGATGGCTCAGGTCTGGTGGGCTATGCCCAGGAGGTTCTTAAGGAGACAGACCAACCCTGCTTTGTGCAAGCAGCCAAGCAGCTGCACAACAG GATTGCCCGGGCCACGGAGGCCCTCCAGACGTTCCGGCCAGCTGCCAGCTCCTCCTTCCGCCATTGTCAGTTGGACGTAGGGCGTGAGATGAAGCTGCTGACAGAGCTTAACTTCCTACAAG TGCCCGAGGCTCCCGTCATTGACACCCAGCGCACCTTTGCCTACGACCAGATATTCCTGTGCTGGCGGCTGCCCCCCCACTCGCCACCTGCCTGGCACTACACCATCGAGTTCCGGCGTACCGATGTGCCTGCCCAGCCAGGCCCCGCCCGCTGGCAGCGGCGGGAAGAGGTGAGGGGCACCAGTGCCCTGCTCGAGAACCCTGACACAGGCTCTGTGTACGTGCTGCGTGTCCGCGGCTGCAACAAAGCTGGCTACGGCGAGTACAGTGAAGATGTGCACCTACACACACCCCCGGCACCTG TCCTGCACTTTTTCCTCGACGGCCGCTGGGGGACAAGCCGGGAGCGTCTGGCCATCAGCAAGGACCAGCGAGCAGTACGGAGTGTGCCGGGGCTGCCACTGCTGCTGGCTGCGGAGCGGCTGCTCACCGGCTGCCACCTGAGCGTGGACGTGGTCCTGGGCGATGTGGCTGTGACCCAAGGACGCAGCTACTGGGCCTGTGCCGTGGACCCGGCCTCCTACTTGGTCAAGGTGGGCGTCGGCCTGGAGAGCAAGCTTCAGGAAAGCTTCCAGGGTGCCCCCGATGTGATCAGCCCCAG GTACGATCCGGACAGTGGGCATGACAGTGGTGCCGAGGATGCCACAGTGGAGGCGTCCCCGCCCTTCGCTTTCCTGACCATCGGCATGGGCAAGATCCTGCTGGGGTCTGGGGCCAGCTCAAATGCAGGGCTGACAGGGCGGGATGGCCCTGCTGCCAGCTGCACTGTGCCCCTGCCACCCCGCCTGGGCATCTGCCTGGACTATGAACGGGGCCGCGTCTCCTTCCTGGATGCTGTGTCCTTCCGTGGGCTCTTGGAGTGCCCTCTGGACTGCTCAGGGCCTGTGTGCCCTGCCTTCTGCTTCATTGGGGGTGGTGCAGTGCAGCTTCAGGAGCCCGTGGGCACTAAGCCTGAGAGGAAGGTCACCATTGGGGGCTTTGCCAAGCTGGACTGA
- the TRIM46 gene encoding tripartite motif-containing protein 46 isoform X2: MAEGEDMQTFTSIMDALVRISTSMKNMEKELLCPVCQEMYKQPLVLPCTHNVCQACAREVLGQQGYIGHCGDPSSEPTSPASTPSTRSPRLSRRTLPKPDRLDRLLKSGFGTYPGRKRGALHPQVIMFPCPACQGDVELGERGLAGLFRNLTLERVVERYRQSVSVGGAILCQLCKPPPLEATKGCTECRATFCNECFKLFHPWGTQKAQHEPTLPTLSFRPKGLMCPDHKEEVTHYCKTCQRLVCQLCRVRRTHGGHKITPVLSAYQALKDKLTKSLTYILGNQDTVQTQICELEETVRHTEVSGQQAKEEVSQLVRGLGAVLEEKRASLLQAIEECQQERLARLSAQIQEHRSLLDGSGLVGYAQEVLKETDQPCFVQAAKQLHNRIARATEALQTFRPAASSSFRHCQLDVGREMKLLTELNFLQVPEAPVIDTQRTFAYDQIFLCWRLPPHSPPAWHYTIEFRRTDVPAQPGPARWQRREEVRGTSALLENPDTGSVYVLRVRGCNKAGYGEYSEDVHLHTPPAPVLHFFLDGRWGTSRERLAISKDQRAVRSVPGLPLLLAAERLLTGCHLSVDVVLGDVAVTQGRSYWACAVDPASYLVKVGVGLESKLQESFQGAPDVISPRYDPDSGHDSGAEDATVEASPPFAFLTIGMGKILLGSGASSNAGLTGRDGPAASCTVPLPPRLGICLDYERGRVSFLDAVSFRGLLECPLDCSGPVCPAFCFIGGGAVQLQEPVGTKPERKVTIGGFAKLD; the protein is encoded by the exons ACAAGCATGAAGAACATGGAAAAGGAGCTTCTGTGCCCAGTGTGTCAAGAGATGTACAAGCAGCCACTGGTGCTGCCCTGTACTCACAACGTGTGCCAGGCCTGTGCCCGGGAGGTGCTGGGCCAGCAAGGCTATATAGGCCATTGTGGGGACCCCAGCTCTGAGCCCACCTCTCCTGCCTCCACCCCTTCCACCCGAAGTCCCCGCCTCTCCCGCAGAACTCTCCCCAAGCCTGACCGCTTGGATCGGCTGCTTAAGTCAG GCTTTGGGACGTATCCCGGGCGCAAGCGAGGTGCTCTGCACCCCCAGGTGATCATGTTCCCGTGCCCAGCCTGCCAGGGTGATGTGGAACTGGGGGAGCGGGGCCTGGCAGGGCTGTTCCGGAACCTGACCCTTGAGCGTGTGGTGGAGCGGTACCGCCAGAGTGTGAGTGTGGGTGGTGCCATCCTGTGCCAGCTGTGCAAGCCCCCACCGCTAGAGGCCACCAAGGGCTGCACCGAGTGCCGGGCCACCTTCTGCAACGAGTGTTTCAAGCTCTTCCACCCCTGGGGCACCCAGAAGGCCCAGCACGAgcccaccctgcccaccctctCCTTCCGCCCCAAG GGCCTGATGTGCCCAGACCACAAGGAAGAGGTGACCCATTACTGCAAGACATGCCAGCGGCTGGTGTGCCAGCTCTGCCGGGTGAGGCGCACCCACGGCGGACACAAGATCACGCCAGTGCTGAGTGCCTACCAGGCCCTCAAG GACAAGCTGACAAAGAGCCTGACATACATCCTGGGAAACCAGGACACAGTACAGACCCAGATCTGTGAGCTGGAGGAGACCGTGAGGCACACTGAG GTGAGTGGTCAGCAGGCCAAGGAGGAGGTGTCCCAGCTGGTTCGGGGACTGGGGGCTGTGCTGGAGGAGAAGCGGGCATCACTACTCCAGGCCATTGAGGAATGCCAGCAGGAGCGGCTGGCCCGTCTGAGCGCCCAGATCCAGGAGCACCGGAGCCTACTGGATGGCTCAGGTCTGGTGGGCTATGCCCAGGAGGTTCTTAAGGAGACAGACCAACCCTGCTTTGTGCAAGCAGCCAAGCAGCTGCACAACAG GATTGCCCGGGCCACGGAGGCCCTCCAGACGTTCCGGCCAGCTGCCAGCTCCTCCTTCCGCCATTGTCAGTTGGACGTAGGGCGTGAGATGAAGCTGCTGACAGAGCTTAACTTCCTACAAG TGCCCGAGGCTCCCGTCATTGACACCCAGCGCACCTTTGCCTACGACCAGATATTCCTGTGCTGGCGGCTGCCCCCCCACTCGCCACCTGCCTGGCACTACACCATCGAGTTCCGGCGTACCGATGTGCCTGCCCAGCCAGGCCCCGCCCGCTGGCAGCGGCGGGAAGAGGTGAGGGGCACCAGTGCCCTGCTCGAGAACCCTGACACAGGCTCTGTGTACGTGCTGCGTGTCCGCGGCTGCAACAAAGCTGGCTACGGCGAGTACAGTGAAGATGTGCACCTACACACACCCCCGGCACCTG TCCTGCACTTTTTCCTCGACGGCCGCTGGGGGACAAGCCGGGAGCGTCTGGCCATCAGCAAGGACCAGCGAGCAGTACGGAGTGTGCCGGGGCTGCCACTGCTGCTGGCTGCGGAGCGGCTGCTCACCGGCTGCCACCTGAGCGTGGACGTGGTCCTGGGCGATGTGGCTGTGACCCAAGGACGCAGCTACTGGGCCTGTGCCGTGGACCCGGCCTCCTACTTGGTCAAGGTGGGCGTCGGCCTGGAGAGCAAGCTTCAGGAAAGCTTCCAGGGTGCCCCCGATGTGATCAGCCCCAG GTACGATCCGGACAGTGGGCATGACAGTGGTGCCGAGGATGCCACAGTGGAGGCGTCCCCGCCCTTCGCTTTCCTGACCATCGGCATGGGCAAGATCCTGCTGGGGTCTGGGGCCAGCTCAAATGCAGGGCTGACAGGGCGGGATGGCCCTGCTGCCAGCTGCACTGTGCCCCTGCCACCCCGCCTGGGCATCTGCCTGGACTATGAACGGGGCCGCGTCTCCTTCCTGGATGCTGTGTCCTTCCGTGGGCTCTTGGAGTGCCCTCTGGACTGCTCAGGGCCTGTGTGCCCTGCCTTCTGCTTCATTGGGGGTGGTGCAGTGCAGCTTCAGGAGCCCGTGGGCACTAAGCCTGAGAGGAAGGTCACCATTGGGGGCTTTGCCAAGCTGGACTGA
- the TRIM46 gene encoding tripartite motif-containing protein 46 isoform X4, translating into MKNMEKELLCPVCQEMYKQPLVLPCTHNVCQACAREVLGQQGYIGHCGDPSSEPTSPASTPSTRSPRLSRRTLPKPDRLDRLLKSGFGTYPGRKRGALHPQVIMFPCPACQGDVELGERGLAGLFRNLTLERVVERYRQSVSVGGAILCQLCKPPPLEATKGCTECRATFCNECFKLFHPWGTQKAQHEPTLPTLSFRPKGLMCPDHKEEVTHYCKTCQRLVCQLCRVRRTHGGHKITPVLSAYQALKDKLTKSLTYILGNQDTVQTQICELEETVRHTEVSGQQAKEEVSQLVRGLGAVLEEKRASLLQAIEECQQERLARLSAQIQEHRSLLDGSGLVGYAQEVLKETDQPCFVQAAKQLHNRIARATEALQTFRPAASSSFRHCQLDVGREMKLLTELNFLQVPEAPVIDTQRTFAYDQIFLCWRLPPHSPPAWHYTIEFRRTDVPAQPGPARWQRREEVRGTSALLENPDTGSVYVLRVRGCNKAGYGEYSEDVHLHTPPAPVLHFFLDGRWGTSRERLAISKDQRAVRSVPGLPLLLAAERLLTGCHLSVDVVLGDVAVTQGRSYWACAVDPASYLVKVGVGLESKLQESFQGAPDVISPRYDPDSGHDSGAEDATVEASPPFAFLTIGMGKILLGSGASSNAGLTGRDGPAASCTVPLPPRLGICLDYERGRVSFLDAVSFRGLLECPLDCSGPVCPAFCFIGGGAVQLQEPVGTKPERKVTIGGFAKLD; encoded by the exons ATGAAGAACATGGAAAAGGAGCTTCTGTGCCCAGTGTGTCAAGAGATGTACAAGCAGCCACTGGTGCTGCCCTGTACTCACAACGTGTGCCAGGCCTGTGCCCGGGAGGTGCTGGGCCAGCAAGGCTATATAGGCCATTGTGGGGACCCCAGCTCTGAGCCCACCTCTCCTGCCTCCACCCCTTCCACCCGAAGTCCCCGCCTCTCCCGCAGAACTCTCCCCAAGCCTGACCGCTTGGATCGGCTGCTTAAGTCAG GCTTTGGGACGTATCCCGGGCGCAAGCGAGGTGCTCTGCACCCCCAGGTGATCATGTTCCCGTGCCCAGCCTGCCAGGGTGATGTGGAACTGGGGGAGCGGGGCCTGGCAGGGCTGTTCCGGAACCTGACCCTTGAGCGTGTGGTGGAGCGGTACCGCCAGAGTGTGAGTGTGGGTGGTGCCATCCTGTGCCAGCTGTGCAAGCCCCCACCGCTAGAGGCCACCAAGGGCTGCACCGAGTGCCGGGCCACCTTCTGCAACGAGTGTTTCAAGCTCTTCCACCCCTGGGGCACCCAGAAGGCCCAGCACGAgcccaccctgcccaccctctCCTTCCGCCCCAAG GGCCTGATGTGCCCAGACCACAAGGAAGAGGTGACCCATTACTGCAAGACATGCCAGCGGCTGGTGTGCCAGCTCTGCCGGGTGAGGCGCACCCACGGCGGACACAAGATCACGCCAGTGCTGAGTGCCTACCAGGCCCTCAAG GACAAGCTGACAAAGAGCCTGACATACATCCTGGGAAACCAGGACACAGTACAGACCCAGATCTGTGAGCTGGAGGAGACCGTGAGGCACACTGAG GTGAGTGGTCAGCAGGCCAAGGAGGAGGTGTCCCAGCTGGTTCGGGGACTGGGGGCTGTGCTGGAGGAGAAGCGGGCATCACTACTCCAGGCCATTGAGGAATGCCAGCAGGAGCGGCTGGCCCGTCTGAGCGCCCAGATCCAGGAGCACCGGAGCCTACTGGATGGCTCAGGTCTGGTGGGCTATGCCCAGGAGGTTCTTAAGGAGACAGACCAACCCTGCTTTGTGCAAGCAGCCAAGCAGCTGCACAACAG GATTGCCCGGGCCACGGAGGCCCTCCAGACGTTCCGGCCAGCTGCCAGCTCCTCCTTCCGCCATTGTCAGTTGGACGTAGGGCGTGAGATGAAGCTGCTGACAGAGCTTAACTTCCTACAAG TGCCCGAGGCTCCCGTCATTGACACCCAGCGCACCTTTGCCTACGACCAGATATTCCTGTGCTGGCGGCTGCCCCCCCACTCGCCACCTGCCTGGCACTACACCATCGAGTTCCGGCGTACCGATGTGCCTGCCCAGCCAGGCCCCGCCCGCTGGCAGCGGCGGGAAGAGGTGAGGGGCACCAGTGCCCTGCTCGAGAACCCTGACACAGGCTCTGTGTACGTGCTGCGTGTCCGCGGCTGCAACAAAGCTGGCTACGGCGAGTACAGTGAAGATGTGCACCTACACACACCCCCGGCACCTG TCCTGCACTTTTTCCTCGACGGCCGCTGGGGGACAAGCCGGGAGCGTCTGGCCATCAGCAAGGACCAGCGAGCAGTACGGAGTGTGCCGGGGCTGCCACTGCTGCTGGCTGCGGAGCGGCTGCTCACCGGCTGCCACCTGAGCGTGGACGTGGTCCTGGGCGATGTGGCTGTGACCCAAGGACGCAGCTACTGGGCCTGTGCCGTGGACCCGGCCTCCTACTTGGTCAAGGTGGGCGTCGGCCTGGAGAGCAAGCTTCAGGAAAGCTTCCAGGGTGCCCCCGATGTGATCAGCCCCAG GTACGATCCGGACAGTGGGCATGACAGTGGTGCCGAGGATGCCACAGTGGAGGCGTCCCCGCCCTTCGCTTTCCTGACCATCGGCATGGGCAAGATCCTGCTGGGGTCTGGGGCCAGCTCAAATGCAGGGCTGACAGGGCGGGATGGCCCTGCTGCCAGCTGCACTGTGCCCCTGCCACCCCGCCTGGGCATCTGCCTGGACTATGAACGGGGCCGCGTCTCCTTCCTGGATGCTGTGTCCTTCCGTGGGCTCTTGGAGTGCCCTCTGGACTGCTCAGGGCCTGTGTGCCCTGCCTTCTGCTTCATTGGGGGTGGTGCAGTGCAGCTTCAGGAGCCCGTGGGCACTAAGCCTGAGAGGAAGGTCACCATTGGGGGCTTTGCCAAGCTGGACTGA
- the TRIM46 gene encoding tripartite motif-containing protein 46 isoform X1 — MATRARLSQGRCQPCSPPPLPSPSLPVPPSFVSAAPLTGMAAKRGTKTSMKNMEKELLCPVCQEMYKQPLVLPCTHNVCQACAREVLGQQGYIGHCGDPSSEPTSPASTPSTRSPRLSRRTLPKPDRLDRLLKSGFGTYPGRKRGALHPQVIMFPCPACQGDVELGERGLAGLFRNLTLERVVERYRQSVSVGGAILCQLCKPPPLEATKGCTECRATFCNECFKLFHPWGTQKAQHEPTLPTLSFRPKGLMCPDHKEEVTHYCKTCQRLVCQLCRVRRTHGGHKITPVLSAYQALKDKLTKSLTYILGNQDTVQTQICELEETVRHTEVSGQQAKEEVSQLVRGLGAVLEEKRASLLQAIEECQQERLARLSAQIQEHRSLLDGSGLVGYAQEVLKETDQPCFVQAAKQLHNRIARATEALQTFRPAASSSFRHCQLDVGREMKLLTELNFLQVPEAPVIDTQRTFAYDQIFLCWRLPPHSPPAWHYTIEFRRTDVPAQPGPARWQRREEVRGTSALLENPDTGSVYVLRVRGCNKAGYGEYSEDVHLHTPPAPVLHFFLDGRWGTSRERLAISKDQRAVRSVPGLPLLLAAERLLTGCHLSVDVVLGDVAVTQGRSYWACAVDPASYLVKVGVGLESKLQESFQGAPDVISPRYDPDSGHDSGAEDATVEASPPFAFLTIGMGKILLGSGASSNAGLTGRDGPAASCTVPLPPRLGICLDYERGRVSFLDAVSFRGLLECPLDCSGPVCPAFCFIGGGAVQLQEPVGTKPERKVTIGGFAKLD; from the exons ACAAGCATGAAGAACATGGAAAAGGAGCTTCTGTGCCCAGTGTGTCAAGAGATGTACAAGCAGCCACTGGTGCTGCCCTGTACTCACAACGTGTGCCAGGCCTGTGCCCGGGAGGTGCTGGGCCAGCAAGGCTATATAGGCCATTGTGGGGACCCCAGCTCTGAGCCCACCTCTCCTGCCTCCACCCCTTCCACCCGAAGTCCCCGCCTCTCCCGCAGAACTCTCCCCAAGCCTGACCGCTTGGATCGGCTGCTTAAGTCAG GCTTTGGGACGTATCCCGGGCGCAAGCGAGGTGCTCTGCACCCCCAGGTGATCATGTTCCCGTGCCCAGCCTGCCAGGGTGATGTGGAACTGGGGGAGCGGGGCCTGGCAGGGCTGTTCCGGAACCTGACCCTTGAGCGTGTGGTGGAGCGGTACCGCCAGAGTGTGAGTGTGGGTGGTGCCATCCTGTGCCAGCTGTGCAAGCCCCCACCGCTAGAGGCCACCAAGGGCTGCACCGAGTGCCGGGCCACCTTCTGCAACGAGTGTTTCAAGCTCTTCCACCCCTGGGGCACCCAGAAGGCCCAGCACGAgcccaccctgcccaccctctCCTTCCGCCCCAAG GGCCTGATGTGCCCAGACCACAAGGAAGAGGTGACCCATTACTGCAAGACATGCCAGCGGCTGGTGTGCCAGCTCTGCCGGGTGAGGCGCACCCACGGCGGACACAAGATCACGCCAGTGCTGAGTGCCTACCAGGCCCTCAAG GACAAGCTGACAAAGAGCCTGACATACATCCTGGGAAACCAGGACACAGTACAGACCCAGATCTGTGAGCTGGAGGAGACCGTGAGGCACACTGAG GTGAGTGGTCAGCAGGCCAAGGAGGAGGTGTCCCAGCTGGTTCGGGGACTGGGGGCTGTGCTGGAGGAGAAGCGGGCATCACTACTCCAGGCCATTGAGGAATGCCAGCAGGAGCGGCTGGCCCGTCTGAGCGCCCAGATCCAGGAGCACCGGAGCCTACTGGATGGCTCAGGTCTGGTGGGCTATGCCCAGGAGGTTCTTAAGGAGACAGACCAACCCTGCTTTGTGCAAGCAGCCAAGCAGCTGCACAACAG GATTGCCCGGGCCACGGAGGCCCTCCAGACGTTCCGGCCAGCTGCCAGCTCCTCCTTCCGCCATTGTCAGTTGGACGTAGGGCGTGAGATGAAGCTGCTGACAGAGCTTAACTTCCTACAAG TGCCCGAGGCTCCCGTCATTGACACCCAGCGCACCTTTGCCTACGACCAGATATTCCTGTGCTGGCGGCTGCCCCCCCACTCGCCACCTGCCTGGCACTACACCATCGAGTTCCGGCGTACCGATGTGCCTGCCCAGCCAGGCCCCGCCCGCTGGCAGCGGCGGGAAGAGGTGAGGGGCACCAGTGCCCTGCTCGAGAACCCTGACACAGGCTCTGTGTACGTGCTGCGTGTCCGCGGCTGCAACAAAGCTGGCTACGGCGAGTACAGTGAAGATGTGCACCTACACACACCCCCGGCACCTG TCCTGCACTTTTTCCTCGACGGCCGCTGGGGGACAAGCCGGGAGCGTCTGGCCATCAGCAAGGACCAGCGAGCAGTACGGAGTGTGCCGGGGCTGCCACTGCTGCTGGCTGCGGAGCGGCTGCTCACCGGCTGCCACCTGAGCGTGGACGTGGTCCTGGGCGATGTGGCTGTGACCCAAGGACGCAGCTACTGGGCCTGTGCCGTGGACCCGGCCTCCTACTTGGTCAAGGTGGGCGTCGGCCTGGAGAGCAAGCTTCAGGAAAGCTTCCAGGGTGCCCCCGATGTGATCAGCCCCAG GTACGATCCGGACAGTGGGCATGACAGTGGTGCCGAGGATGCCACAGTGGAGGCGTCCCCGCCCTTCGCTTTCCTGACCATCGGCATGGGCAAGATCCTGCTGGGGTCTGGGGCCAGCTCAAATGCAGGGCTGACAGGGCGGGATGGCCCTGCTGCCAGCTGCACTGTGCCCCTGCCACCCCGCCTGGGCATCTGCCTGGACTATGAACGGGGCCGCGTCTCCTTCCTGGATGCTGTGTCCTTCCGTGGGCTCTTGGAGTGCCCTCTGGACTGCTCAGGGCCTGTGTGCCCTGCCTTCTGCTTCATTGGGGGTGGTGCAGTGCAGCTTCAGGAGCCCGTGGGCACTAAGCCTGAGAGGAAGGTCACCATTGGGGGCTTTGCCAAGCTGGACTGA